One genomic segment of Synchiropus splendidus isolate RoL2022-P1 chromosome 16, RoL_Sspl_1.0, whole genome shotgun sequence includes these proteins:
- the ldah gene encoding lipid droplet-associated hydrolase has product MATYARGGAQTEFVYCCGALTEILKCGPSRLVPQHKILFLVIPGNPGVVGFYKTFMERLYGLFECRHPVWAISHAGHCVPPDSMDMVQDAQQAAASDVFGISGQIDHKLAFLKKQVPTETQLIMVGHSIGCYIILEMMKRNPQLKVLKAIMLFPTIERMAVTPQGKVMTPVLCQMRYLAYLPLFLLSLLPETLKSSLIKLVFAGIPSLDQNVIKPTVGLLSGDCAANAMYMGGQEMKRVLERDNVTIRKNLDKLIFYYGATDHWCPVQFYHDIKHDFPAGDFKLCTEHLRHAFVLDSGSKVAEMIAEWLIELRA; this is encoded by the exons ATGGCGACATATGCAAGAGGAGGAGCTCAGACTGAATTTGTGTACTGCTGTGGGGCTCTCACGGAGATTCTCAAGTGTGGCCCCTCACGCTTGGTCCCTCAACACAAGATTCTTTTCCTGGTCATTCCTG GTAATCCAGGTGTGGTGGGTTTTTACAAAACCTTCATGGAGAGACTCTACGGTCTGTTCGAGTGCCGCCACCCGGTCTGGGCAATAAGTCATGCCGGTCACTGTGTACCCCCTGACTCTATGGATATGGTTCAAG ATGCCCAGCAGGCTGCTGCTAGTGATGTGTTCGGTATAAGTGGACAGATAGACCACAAGCTGGCCTTCCTGAAGAAGCAGGTTccgacagaaactcagcttattaTGGTGGGACACTCCATCGGCTGCTATATCATCCtggagatgatgaagaggaatcCTCAGCTTAAG GTTTTGAAGGCCATCATGCTGTTTCCAACCATCGAACGCATGGCTGTGACGCCCCAGGGGAAAGTGATGACCCCTGTACTGTGTCAGATGCGCTACTTGGCCTAccttcctctcttcctgctgTCACTACTGCCAGAGACTCTCAAGAGCAGCCTGATAAAGCTGGTGTTCGCTGGTATTCCCTCTTTGGATCAGAATGTGATCAAACCTACAGTGGGATTACTCAGCGGCGACTGTGCAG CTAATGCCATGTACATGGGGGGGCAGGAAATGAAGAGAGTTCTTGAAAGAGACAACGTGACCATCAGAAAAAACCTGGATAAG CTGATATTCTATTACGGAGCCACTGATCACTGGTGTCCTGTCCAGTTCTACCATGACATCAAGCACGACTTTCCTGCAGGAGACTTCAAACTCTGTACGGAGCATTTACGCCATGCCTTTGTTCTGGATTCAGGCAGCAAAGTAGCTGAGATGATTGCAGAGTGGTTAATCGAGCTCAGGGCATGA